The DNA window GCTCGGTGATCACCAGTTCGCCGCCTTTCAATCCCTCCCCGATGACGGACAGGTCTTCGACCTGCCGCAAGACCTGGACCGGTCGCAGCCTCGCCTTTGCATCGTCCACGACATAGACATAAGGGCCCTTCTGTCCCGGCCGGACCGCGTTTGCAGGCACGACCACGGCGTCGGCTCGATGCGGGAGTGCTCCGCGATGTCCTCTTGTAACGCACTGCCCGTCAAATTGGCGATAAACGCAAGTAGAACAAGGGGTTGCGCGGCGAAGACCTCTTGTAACGCACGACCCGCCGAAGCGGTCCTTTCCTTTTGTGTTTCAGTGACTTGAGCAAGGGAGTCTTCTTGTAACGCAGAAGACGGCTTGGGGCACGAGCGATGCCAGTACCTCAGATGGGCCGCGCGCCACGGCGTGCTACCAATCACAAACTTCGTTGCAGCCTGTAGTCCGCAGACCATCGGCCTGCGCCTACGATAAACAGGAACAGAGCACCACAGAGCATGGCAAAGTCTGTGCGCCATTCATGCTCAAAGGCCGCCAAGCCGTATTGAGAAAGCTCTCGGACGTGAAATATCCACCAGTCATGGCCCAGTAACACGGGAATTTTTGTGCTGACGATAGCCACGATCATGATGACGATGAGCGGTATCGCGGCCGCGCGTGTTAAGAACCCCAACAGAATCAGCAGCCCGCAAACGAGTTCGAAGCCGCCGACCAGCGGACCGAACAATTCAGGTTGCGGTATGCCAATGTCCGCGAATCGTCCAGCCCCTAACCACTCGGGATAAAGCAACTTCATCAAACCCTCGGGGAGAAACACGCCGCCCACCGAC is part of the Pseudomonadota bacterium genome and encodes:
- a CDS encoding DoxX family protein; amino-acid sequence: MKLTLLRNTVATKAPAATVLVRLSVGGVFLPEGLMKLLYPEWLGAGRFADIGIPQPELFGPLVGGFELVCGLLILLGFLTRAAAIPLIVIMIVAIVSTKIPVLLGHDWWIFHVRELSQYGLAAFEHEWRTDFAMLCGALFLFIVGAGRWSADYRLQRSL